One window of the Cytophagales bacterium genome contains the following:
- a CDS encoding tryptophan 2,3-dioxygenase has protein sequence MKNRNKSKSDNKNKELLKKLAQKYEVMGQDMTSYLDGLLYSNFLKYWEYIHLDTLLTLQNPQTDFPDEIVFIIYHQITELYFKLILHEIDQIAHNKKNVKSSGQDEGWGNKLPVDFFIERVNRINKYFENLTRSFEIMINGMEKDQFLKFRMALLPASGFQSAQYRMIEICSTDLIRLVDPKVREKFETRSAISIEELFIHRYWKKGSSELASGKKTLTLLNFEKKYSNRLIKLAKEYKNINLWAKYKTLPKKDQKNKDLIKALRQLDMNANINWSLVHYKSAVRYLDQKPDVIAATGGTNWQKYLPPRFQKIVFFPDLWTEEELKSWGKMTISSSSL, from the coding sequence ATGAAAAATAGAAATAAATCTAAATCCGACAACAAAAATAAAGAGCTGCTAAAAAAATTAGCTCAAAAATATGAGGTAATGGGGCAGGATATGACCTCCTACCTGGACGGTCTGCTTTATTCCAATTTTCTGAAATACTGGGAATATATTCATCTTGATACTTTGCTAACCCTGCAAAATCCTCAGACGGATTTTCCTGATGAAATAGTTTTTATCATATATCACCAGATCACCGAACTATACTTTAAGCTCATACTTCATGAAATTGATCAAATCGCACATAACAAAAAAAATGTTAAATCCTCCGGACAGGATGAGGGTTGGGGCAATAAACTGCCTGTTGATTTTTTCATTGAAAGAGTCAACCGTATCAATAAATATTTTGAAAACTTAACACGGTCATTTGAAATTATGATCAACGGAATGGAAAAAGATCAATTTTTAAAATTCAGAATGGCATTATTACCTGCGAGCGGTTTTCAGTCAGCTCAATACAGAATGATCGAGATTTGTTCAACAGACCTTATCAGGTTGGTTGATCCAAAAGTCAGGGAAAAATTTGAAACAAGATCAGCTATTTCTATTGAAGAATTGTTCATCCACAGATATTGGAAGAAGGGCTCCTCCGAGCTGGCCAGTGGTAAGAAAACCTTAACCTTGTTGAATTTCGAAAAAAAATATTCCAACCGGCTTATAAAGCTGGCAAAAGAATATAAAAATATAAATTTATGGGCTAAGTATAAAACTTTACCTAAGAAGGACCAAAAGAACAAAGATTTAATTAAAGCATTGCGTCAATTAGATATGAATGCAAATATCAATTGGTCTTTGGTTCATTATAAATCTGCTGTCAGGTATTTGGACCAAAAACCAGATGTCATCGCAGCTACTGGCGGAACAAACTGGCAAAAATACCTGCCGCCCCGTTTTCAAAAAATTGTTTTTTTTCCAGACTTGTGGACAGAGGAAGAGCTGAAAAGCTGGGGAAAGATGACAATTAGCAGTAGCAGTCTTTAG
- a CDS encoding acyl-CoA dehydrogenase — translation MPIDKFKAPDFYQLDDLLTEEQKLIRSAIREFVNKEISPIIEDCCQKAEFPVQIVKKFGKIGAFGPTIPAKYGGGGLDHISYGLIMQELERGDSGMRSTASVQGSLVMFPIFTFGDEEQKKKYLPKLASGDLFGCFGLTEPDHGSDPAGMVTNFKDKGDHYLLNGAKMWISNSPYADIAIVWAKNEEGRIKGLIVEKGIEGYSAPVTHNKWSLRASSTGELVFDNVKVPKENLLPNADGLAAPLKCLDSARYGIAWGVVGAAMDCYDTARRYSLERIQFDRPIASFQLIQKKLADMLTEITKAQLLAWRLGVLKNEGKATSVQVSMAKRNNVEIALNIAREARQILGGMGITGEFPIMRHIMNLETVITYEGTHEIHTLILGNEITGIQAFK, via the coding sequence ATGCCAATAGATAAATTCAAAGCCCCGGACTTTTATCAATTAGACGACCTGCTAACCGAAGAGCAGAAGCTCATCAGAAGCGCTATCAGGGAGTTTGTAAATAAAGAGATCTCTCCGATCATAGAAGATTGTTGCCAGAAAGCGGAGTTTCCCGTACAAATTGTAAAGAAATTTGGCAAGATCGGGGCTTTTGGCCCCACGATACCGGCTAAATATGGAGGCGGAGGATTAGATCATATCTCCTATGGATTGATCATGCAGGAATTAGAACGGGGGGATTCGGGTATGCGCTCTACTGCCTCTGTGCAGGGTTCTCTTGTAATGTTCCCTATTTTTACTTTTGGTGATGAAGAACAGAAAAAGAAGTATCTGCCTAAACTTGCATCCGGGGATCTGTTCGGTTGTTTCGGATTGACAGAGCCTGATCATGGTTCTGACCCTGCAGGGATGGTTACCAATTTCAAAGACAAGGGAGATCACTATTTACTGAACGGAGCAAAAATGTGGATATCTAATTCGCCTTATGCTGATATTGCCATTGTATGGGCTAAAAATGAAGAAGGAAGGATCAAAGGGCTGATCGTTGAGAAAGGAATAGAAGGCTATTCTGCACCTGTGACACATAACAAATGGTCATTAAGGGCAAGCTCTACGGGTGAACTGGTGTTTGACAATGTAAAGGTGCCAAAGGAAAATTTATTGCCCAATGCTGATGGTTTGGCCGCCCCACTCAAATGTCTTGACTCGGCAAGATACGGCATTGCCTGGGGAGTAGTTGGAGCAGCTATGGATTGCTATGATACGGCCAGGAGATATTCGCTGGAAAGAATTCAATTTGACCGGCCTATTGCGTCTTTTCAACTCATACAAAAAAAGCTTGCTGACATGCTTACTGAGATCACCAAAGCCCAATTGTTAGCATGGCGATTAGGTGTTTTAAAAAATGAGGGTAAAGCAACCTCCGTACAGGTTTCTATGGCTAAGCGTAACAATGTAGAGATAGCGTTAAATATTGCAAGAGAAGCAAGGCAAATACTCGGGGGTATGGGCATTACGGGAGAATTCCCTATCATGAGGCATATAATGAACTTAGAAACGGTGATCACTTACGAGGGAACCCATGAGATCCATACGCTTATTTTGGGGAATGAAATTACAGGGATCCAGGCGTTTAAATAA
- a CDS encoding 30S ribosomal protein S6 produces MDLKDYETVFILSPVLSENQLKDAIGKYKKTIKDNGADIIHEENWGMKKLAYPIQHKSTGFYQLFQYKAPSKIVSTLAIEFRRDDKILRFQTVSLDKYALEFNEKRKKGLLKSQKEAAANKEPDKTPKETGQVKPEGKKTPVPTKEVKETVKKPETINSN; encoded by the coding sequence GTGGATTTAAAAGACTACGAAACCGTATTTATTTTATCCCCTGTTCTATCTGAAAATCAGTTGAAAGACGCCATTGGTAAATACAAAAAAACTATCAAAGACAATGGCGCTGACATTATTCATGAAGAAAACTGGGGGATGAAAAAGCTTGCTTATCCGATACAACATAAATCAACCGGCTTTTATCAGCTTTTTCAGTATAAAGCGCCTTCTAAAATCGTATCTACCCTGGCTATTGAATTCAGGCGGGATGATAAAATATTGAGATTCCAGACTGTTTCACTCGATAAATACGCATTGGAATTCAACGAAAAAAGAAAAAAAGGATTGTTAAAATCTCAAAAAGAAGCCGCTGCAAATAAAGAACCTGACAAAACCCCGAAGGAAACGGGACAGGTAAAGCCGGAGGGGAAAAAAACCCCGGTACCCACGAAAGAGGTAAAAGAAACCGTTAAAAAACCCGAAACTATAAATTCTAATTAA
- the rpsR gene encoding 30S ribosomal protein S18: MALMNEPIHQNEKRKKYCRFKKYRIRYIDYKDPGFLLRFINEQGKILPRRLTGTSVKYQRKLAVAIKRARHLSLLPYLADELK; this comes from the coding sequence ATGGCTTTAATGAACGAACCCATTCATCAAAATGAAAAAAGGAAAAAGTATTGCCGTTTTAAGAAGTATCGTATCAGGTATATTGATTATAAAGACCCGGGATTCCTTTTAAGATTTATTAATGAACAGGGAAAAATTCTTCCCAGAAGGTTGACTGGTACAAGCGTCAAATACCAAAGAAAGCTGGCTGTTGCTATTAAAAGAGCCAGGCATCTTTCACTGCTGCCTTATCTGGCTGATGAGCTTAAATAA
- a CDS encoding 50S ribosomal protein L9, which produces MEVILKEDIKSLGYKNDLVKVKGGYGRNYLIPNGLAIIAHESNKKVRAENIKQAAHIAEKIKDEADALAKGIGEIILEIPAKVSESGKIFGAITTLQISDALKARGFNIDRKKIIFEAKIKELGVYTAVLDIHKEVQHEVKFKVIAD; this is translated from the coding sequence ATGGAAGTAATACTAAAAGAAGATATAAAAAGTCTTGGCTACAAAAACGATCTTGTAAAGGTTAAGGGTGGCTATGGCAGGAATTATTTGATTCCAAATGGTCTGGCAATTATTGCACATGAATCAAATAAAAAAGTACGTGCCGAGAATATAAAACAAGCCGCACATATTGCTGAAAAGATCAAAGATGAAGCTGATGCTTTGGCGAAAGGTATTGGCGAAATTATTCTGGAAATTCCTGCCAAGGTTAGTGAAAGCGGAAAGATTTTTGGCGCAATTACTACTTTACAAATATCAGACGCACTTAAAGCCCGGGGATTTAATATAGACAGAAAAAAGATCATCTTTGAGGCAAAAATAAAAGAATTAGGTGTTTACACTGCCGTTTTAGACATACACAAAGAGGTGCAGCATGAGGTGAAATTCAAAGTAATAGCGGATTAA
- a CDS encoding thioredoxin domain-containing protein has protein sequence MHQDRKPNKLIDQTSPYLLQHAYNPVNWYPWGKEALNKAKQEDKPIIVSIGYSACHWCHVMERESFENEEIAQIMNEHFVCIKVDREERPDVDQIYMDAVHSMGQRGGWPLNVFLTSDALPFYGGTYFPPQNWSKVLLNIAQMYDKNRDKLVSSAKQITEALNSSDIEKYNLIYSDSDYAKEELISFYSIFEKGYDKKNGGFKGAPKFPMPNIYLFLLRYYQIIKLQPVLEHVKFTLDKMALGGIYDQVGGGFARYSTDEVWFAPHFEKMLYDNAQLVSLYAEVYNITKTDLYKNVIYETLEFIEREMLDKEGGFYSALDADSEGEEGKYYVWSQSEIEELLKQDATLFIEYYNVDPKGNWEHDKNILFIKEADTVFAKKHDIKLAELQKKVSDWKKTLLNQRIKRIPPGLDDKILTSWNGLMLKGYIDAYRSFDDEKFLTIALKNAEFLKNKMSKGNKLFHSYKNGKATIDGYLEDYAFVIDAYIALYQATFDETWLKEAKDLADYVIAHFYDEKEGFFFFTADNSEKLIARKKELFDNVIPASNSQMAINLYFLGLLYDNKRYSEVSQKMLAKMKKLITTQPRFLSNWACLYTYQLSPTAEIVIIGKDYIDFRKKFDDHYFPNMLLMGAKSKSNLPLFENRTTVDGKTTIYVCYDKTCKLPVTNVEEAIKQLNSGQ, from the coding sequence ATGCACCAGGATCGTAAACCCAACAAATTAATTGATCAAACCAGCCCCTACCTGCTTCAACACGCATATAATCCCGTAAACTGGTACCCGTGGGGCAAAGAAGCGCTCAATAAAGCAAAACAGGAAGATAAGCCCATCATCGTCAGTATTGGGTATTCTGCATGCCATTGGTGCCACGTGATGGAGCGGGAGTCGTTTGAAAATGAAGAGATCGCGCAAATCATGAATGAGCATTTTGTATGCATCAAGGTTGACAGGGAAGAAAGGCCTGATGTGGATCAAATATATATGGATGCGGTTCATTCGATGGGTCAACGTGGAGGCTGGCCGCTTAATGTATTCCTCACCTCAGACGCGTTACCTTTTTATGGAGGCACTTATTTCCCTCCTCAAAATTGGTCTAAAGTGTTGCTCAACATTGCTCAAATGTATGACAAGAACAGGGATAAATTAGTTTCCTCAGCAAAGCAAATAACAGAGGCGCTTAATTCAAGCGATATAGAGAAATATAACTTAATTTATTCAGATAGTGATTATGCAAAAGAAGAGTTAATATCTTTTTATTCCATTTTTGAAAAAGGTTATGATAAAAAAAATGGCGGATTTAAAGGCGCTCCCAAATTCCCCATGCCAAACATTTACCTGTTTTTATTAAGATATTACCAGATAATAAAGCTTCAACCTGTATTGGAACATGTCAAATTCACATTAGATAAAATGGCGCTTGGTGGCATCTATGACCAGGTAGGCGGTGGATTTGCAAGATACTCGACCGATGAGGTATGGTTTGCACCTCATTTTGAAAAAATGCTTTATGATAATGCCCAGTTAGTCAGCTTATATGCCGAAGTTTATAATATTACCAAAACCGATCTTTATAAAAATGTGATATATGAAACGCTGGAATTTATTGAAAGGGAAATGCTTGATAAAGAAGGCGGGTTTTATTCCGCTCTTGACGCTGACAGCGAAGGTGAAGAAGGGAAATATTATGTATGGTCTCAAAGTGAAATAGAGGAGCTGTTAAAACAGGACGCAACACTTTTTATAGAATACTACAATGTTGACCCAAAAGGTAACTGGGAACATGATAAGAATATATTGTTCATCAAAGAGGCTGACACTGTTTTTGCCAAAAAGCACGACATAAAACTGGCTGAACTTCAGAAAAAAGTTTCCGACTGGAAAAAGACACTTTTAAATCAAAGGATTAAACGTATCCCGCCCGGGCTGGATGACAAGATACTCACCTCCTGGAATGGACTGATGCTCAAAGGGTACATTGATGCATACAGGAGCTTTGATGACGAAAAATTCCTTACAATTGCCCTGAAAAATGCTGAATTCCTGAAAAACAAAATGAGCAAGGGAAATAAATTATTCCACAGCTACAAAAATGGAAAAGCTACCATAGACGGCTACCTTGAGGATTATGCTTTTGTAATTGACGCCTATATTGCACTCTACCAGGCCACTTTTGATGAAACCTGGCTAAAAGAAGCTAAAGATCTTGCTGACTATGTAATAGCGCATTTTTATGATGAAAAAGAAGGATTTTTCTTTTTTACCGCAGACAATTCAGAAAAGCTTATTGCCCGGAAAAAGGAGCTTTTTGACAATGTAATTCCTGCCTCAAATTCACAAATGGCCATCAACCTTTATTTCCTGGGGTTGCTCTATGATAATAAACGGTATAGTGAGGTATCTCAAAAAATGTTGGCTAAGATGAAAAAACTAATCACAACCCAGCCTCGTTTTTTATCAAACTGGGCGTGTCTTTATACCTACCAATTATCTCCCACTGCTGAAATCGTTATAATAGGGAAAGATTATATAGATTTCAGAAAGAAATTTGACGATCACTATTTCCCCAATATGCTGCTCATGGGCGCCAAATCAAAAAGCAACCTGCCTCTTTTTGAAAACAGAACAACCGTTGATGGTAAAACTACTATTTATGTCTGCTATGATAAAACCTGTAAGCTGCCGGTGACTAATGTGGAGGAGGCTATTAAGCAGTTGAACAGTGGGCAGTAA
- a CDS encoding DUF262 domain-containing protein: MPIDDSIQNRTFEDLFQGNIRYEVPFFQRAYSWERAQWKQLFEDIWDQIIIDVIDRIKEVNGDQKITTKVLGEHLLEHEHYFGAIVVLEKRTSEPSFQCFTIIDGQQRITTVYLLLGVISKILKSQPNLTEHTRNYIEILEKFLKNSIDTKGDDYRKLKVFSNKGDRLPTYLKIFGNNPISVSLPIDQQLYIPRDNQIERFWEYTYKKFKNESVGTLYAISQAVLKSLKIVWIPLDEKKDNPQAIFEGLNDKGMVLSAVELLCSYLFKPLINEITRQHEVIHNEKWLTSIKKLGGEKEFEFYIRNLFSIDKPKKIGIGRKLYSHFKNTNKNINEETAYSTIEEIAVNVDTFNHIYNPQEYPHQNQQIRELLIKIKQTGMDSSIPFTLSLLIANRKRKISENDTETILKSLLVLLVRRKICGVSVTKYDVFFPTLLAKIINERDKAKAFKDQVIKADLHISDQDFEDAFINRALYNQRELEFTRLILREIDKTLQSHGQLPDYSTINTIEHIMPQTLDDEWIEYLDQEATDINLERYKNSIGNLCLISGPANSSLGQDPFEKKKNSYTDVSGLTRDIKTRTGKWDIEAINKRSKDLADKGLTIWA; the protein is encoded by the coding sequence ATGCCAATAGACGATAGTATTCAAAACAGGACATTTGAAGACCTGTTTCAAGGAAATATCAGATATGAAGTTCCGTTCTTTCAGAGAGCTTATTCCTGGGAAAGGGCACAGTGGAAACAACTTTTTGAGGACATTTGGGATCAAATTATTATTGATGTTATTGATAGGATTAAAGAGGTAAATGGAGACCAAAAAATAACGACAAAAGTATTAGGAGAACATCTGCTTGAACACGAACACTATTTTGGTGCTATTGTTGTCCTTGAAAAAAGAACATCAGAACCATCCTTTCAATGTTTTACTATCATAGACGGACAACAACGAATAACAACTGTGTATTTGCTTTTGGGTGTTATTTCTAAAATTCTGAAATCGCAGCCCAACTTAACTGAACATACAAGGAATTACATTGAAATTCTTGAAAAATTTCTCAAAAACAGTATTGATACAAAGGGGGACGATTACAGAAAATTAAAAGTATTCAGCAATAAAGGAGACCGTCTACCAACCTATCTTAAAATATTTGGGAATAACCCGATAAGTGTATCATTACCTATTGACCAGCAATTGTATATTCCAAGAGATAATCAGATAGAAAGATTTTGGGAGTATACCTACAAAAAATTTAAAAATGAAAGTGTAGGAACGCTCTATGCTATCTCTCAAGCAGTGTTAAAGAGTTTAAAAATTGTTTGGATACCCCTTGATGAAAAAAAGGATAATCCACAAGCAATTTTTGAAGGACTTAATGATAAAGGAATGGTTTTATCCGCAGTAGAACTGCTGTGCAGTTACTTATTTAAACCATTGATTAACGAAATAACAAGACAACACGAAGTGATTCATAATGAAAAATGGCTAACGAGTATTAAGAAATTGGGTGGAGAGAAAGAGTTTGAATTTTACATAAGAAATTTATTTTCCATAGATAAGCCCAAAAAAATTGGAATAGGAAGAAAACTATACTCACATTTCAAAAACACCAATAAAAACATAAATGAAGAAACAGCATACAGCACTATAGAGGAAATCGCTGTAAATGTTGATACATTTAATCATATTTATAATCCGCAAGAATACCCTCATCAAAACCAACAAATAAGAGAATTACTTATTAAGATTAAGCAGACAGGGATGGATTCATCCATCCCTTTTACTCTTTCTTTATTGATAGCAAACAGAAAAAGGAAAATTTCCGAAAACGATACAGAGACAATTTTAAAATCCTTACTTGTCCTACTTGTAAGGAGAAAAATATGCGGTGTATCAGTTACAAAATATGATGTTTTCTTTCCAACACTTTTGGCAAAAATTATCAATGAACGAGACAAAGCAAAAGCGTTTAAAGACCAAGTTATAAAAGCAGACCTTCATATTTCAGACCAAGATTTTGAAGATGCTTTTATTAACAGAGCACTTTACAATCAAAGAGAGTTAGAATTCACACGCTTAATACTTCGAGAAATTGACAAAACTCTACAATCACACGGACAACTTCCAGATTATTCAACAATAAATACCATTGAGCATATAATGCCACAGACACTTGATGACGAATGGATAGAATATTTAGACCAAGAAGCCACGGACATAAATTTAGAAAGGTATAAAAACTCTATTGGGAATCTTTGTTTAATCAGTGGACCTGCAAACAGTTCACTTGGACAAGACCCATTTGAAAAGAAAAAAAATAGTTACACGGATGTCAGCGGCTTGACAAGAGATATAAAAACGAGGACAGGTAAGTGGGACATAGAAGCTATAAATAAACGCTCAAAAGATTTAGCAGACAAAGGACTGACTATATGGGCTTGA